GGGAGGAGGGGGCATTATCATGACATTACAGGAAACTATACACTTGTGGTACATGTTTCTCAAAACAGCTATGATCTAATAATTCTATAATTCACTGACGGTGACTAGAACGCTCACTGATGATGAAGCCTCTTTACAGCTGTCATTGCCATGCATAATAAATTACAAGCGAACCCTGCCTGTAGGATGAGGTGTGCATGTAATTTACAATTCCAACTTCCCCCCAAATTACTGCAGATCAGGTAAGATTCCGTGAAAAACTGGCAGAAAGACACTCTCCACTCCATTATTACAGGAAATTCAGGCAAGCAAGAGGGGTTTCCATCCTAGAATCTCAGGCCATGGCTTCACTAAAATTTGAAAGATCCACACTAGCATTTTAAAGTATTCAGTaaatacacaatacattttttttttttttttttacatcgcTTAAATATCTTCTAGGGTGCACATGCTAGTGTGGGTATTGACTCAAATCAGGACAAACGGAACAGTATTGTTCTTAGACAGAGGCATGCAAACTGTGCATCTGAGAGATAAATGAGGCCATTTCCTTATCTAGAGCTATTAAAGTCTTGCTTGTGTCACAACTTGGTTTGCATAAGTGCAATTAAATCACTTCTGCCAATTGCCCTTCAAACACAAGCTTAGTCAATCTGGATGTGGGCATGTTCCATACTACAGGTTGGTGTATTTTACATGAGTGGCGATTTTTGGCAAAAAGCACCTTAGTCCCCCTTGTCTCCCCAAAAGGTGACAACGTTCTTCTACATCTACATCAACTATTTTTATGCCAGGATTCACATGGAGCAAATTTCATCTCAGTTTGCATTAGCTCAGCCTGAACGCCTCATTAAATCACACTGCAACATCCAAACAAGGCAGCAGGGTGGCAGAGCTACAGGTTGAGGAATCAGGCCTccaccctgctgaagtgtccttgagacactgagagacagggaagaggaaaaagagaaagagaaaaagaagattCCCTACatagataaaaaaacaaaaaaaaaaacaaaaacaaacaaaaaacccatCCCATAGTATTttacaaatcacaaacacagGTCGCTGAGCCAGACTGGATCCTGACTGTAGTTGCAGTGATGCTAGTCAACAGAAATCAACTATGCAGACACAGCTGTAGGAAGACAATGACTTGGTCCCGTCATCTAACACTAAACTCAACAGGTTAGGTATGCATGCATGGCAATATGgtgttgttaatgtttttttacatgtaggcagacggagaagaaaaacaaacaaaaagcaaaggCCATGTGCAGTGGAGCAATAGAAAGAATTAAAGACTGTTTTTCTGCTTCCCATCTGAGCTGATGGAGGCAGGTGTCATACGAATCTCATCAGGATTTGGCTTCAGTGCACTCCTTAGAAGACTGTAGCATGGTGGGCAACTTTTTGTGCAACAGACAGGCAACAACAAAATGCCTCCCAACGCTTAGCTACTGCCACAACTGCTGTCCAGCTGCAGTACGGAGCTGGGTGACCACTAACTGTAGTCTTGATGGTTTTACAGCATCAGTAACAACCAGAAGTTAACATTACAGAAAGGTTCAGCTAAAACTGTCCGTCTACACTCTGACAGATGAAGGCAGGAGGCATTGGTTGTCAAATATTGTTTCTGTGGTTGAAGAAAAGGAATTTTCTTGAGTCCCTGGTGGTAAAAATGCCCAATTACTCATTCAAGAGTAACGTCATTTCTGTGCTGACATCCTATCTTAAAGAACTGTTGCACAAAGAGTCACCGGGGGCAACACAGCATCCAGGACGTAATGCTACAGTAGctattcacacaaacacacacaataacaaaaaacactaaagtactctgtgtctctgtgcttCCTGACACAGGACTGATTACAGGAATCAACAGAGGTGATTATAGGAAACCATAAATTAAAGATTACAATATTAAAACCTCTATGATAGGGGGACTCTGTTTGGGAAATTTAGGAGATGAATGTTAGAGGTTATCATTATTTACAagtgttaaattattaaaatggcttttctcagtttctgtGTCCGTCTCTTAGTGTTCCTTTAGCAGCCTCTGTGAAGGGGACCTTCCAGCAGCTTCAAAAGGTGATGACGTCACAGCATCGAGAGTTGATGACATCACAGCGTTCAGGGGTGGATGACATCATCTTGTCGAGGGTCGATGATGTCACGACACAATTTCCTTCACGGGTCCTCTGTTGTCTTGAGCAGCTCCATCAGCGCCCCGACAGCTCCAAAATAACCCTGgtgcaaacacaaatacacacacacatacacttttcacacacactATGTCATGAGTTTTACTGAGTGTTTTTATGTGCTTCCTGGAATgatatttggttttgtttgatttagttTAGTCCTGCACTAAGCTCAAGCTTTAGAAACAGGAGGTTTGAGTCGTCCTCCTGACTTCCTTCAGGTCTGACAGGTCTGAGGTCCACAGCTTGGTTAAATTCTACATCCTACAGTTTATTAGTCGAGTGCTCACCTCGTGTTCCAGGAAGAGGGCTCTTAATTGTCCTTTAGACCAGAAGTCCATGGCATAGGCTAGCAGTTTTGTGGACAGTGTGTTGATACGAAGGAAGTTTCCAACAAACACCACACGCTCGATTTTCTGATATGAAGAGAGatgtaaaaaaattatgtgTGTGACAACTTTGTCAAATGCGATAACAATAACATAAATCCtcatttgaaaatatgaaaggCCGGGGTGCCTGTAATCTCTCTACCATCGACTCtaataaaggaataaaatgcccccaaaaataataataaacgtAAATGTGAAAGGCCAAATGTTGCTCCATACATTTAGACTACACTGATCACACCAAACAATGGTCTGtcacaaaataaacaagtgCCTAAGGTCATGACAGAtgtcattaattcattttttatgtGAAACAGAGCATTAACTGTGGGCAAAATGCAACACCTCTTCCAAACcacatggtggtgctggagagcTGATAAACTGGTTCCCAGTAAATCTCTTGCTTTACTATGGAAAAGACCTTATGGTCTTTATTACTGGTGGGGTAACCTTCAGTATCACTAACAAATCAGCTACCAACCAAATGATTAAATTTGGTATTACACCAATAGCAATGAAGCCGGAAAAAAATCCTAAAACTGCTAAATGCTGCTTCACCTTTTCTTGTGTGTCATGGAaatcaaatactgtaaaataagaAAGACAGTGACAGTGGAAGCTTTACATTTGCAAATTAATACTTATATTTCACCTCCAGTTTGACATCCACAGTGGGAAATAACAATCACACTGAAAGAGTAGTCTCCGCATGTTTGACAATGGATTATGTTAATCTAATATTTGGCAAAAGTCCAAAATTACGAGAAACAGCCACAGTGGttagtgaaaaaaatgttgttttctgctgttaaGATGATTGTTTGAGGCAGAGGTTATCTTCATGTTGTAAACTGCATTGTGCAATTTTATCATTCTGACCGTGCACTTAGAAcaaggtgagtgtgtgtttacatgtgtgtgtgttaaagctTGGCTAGACCAGTACACTGATCTGTCTATATAATGGGCAAATACAGGACTTACTGGTATCCAATTATCAGGTCGTCATCCCCTGATAGGATGGAAGTCCCTCCCTGTCCACAGCCAGAGGAAAACACTAGTAGAAAATacttaataattattaataattaattaattaattaataattcatatgtatttatttaactgcTGACTTATGTCTTTTGAAGACTAATTATTTGGTTTAAAGGCTAATTTTAGAATTTTAGTGTCTACATTTTATCCCTAAAACCATTAAACGGAATCATTTTCTTACATCAACGAAATATCAATATCAGCCCTCAACGCTACTGTTGGTGGACATGTGTGTGCGTCTTCGCTGCAGCTCTGTGTGCAGTGATAGCCCTGTACAATGCTGCTTGATCGCCATGCCACAAGGCAACACTGTAAAGAAGCTCACAGCACACAGAAAGACTCTGAGCTGATCCTTCACTCCACAAAATACCTAGTTTAAGTTTGGCTGCTGCTACTGAAAAACTTTCAAATCCAGCTTTAGCAGTTGctccatttttgtttcatttatactATTTAGAACCTATTTTTGGTTGTTTCCGTTCTTAAAACCATGTAGTACAACTAGCAAAtcagtttttatgttaaaaataaataaataaattcatgaCTTTAATCAATTTGCCTGTCCTGACAGCTGGCACTAAACCATTAATACAAACCGGGGTAGAAATaatgcacagacacaaattGTGAATGTACATTTGTATTTGCCGgtgcatctgtgtttttaaCAAGCATGAATTCGGTTCACTTTATGTTGTTAGTCATGCTGAGCGCCTAGAAAAGCTCTATCTTAGGCATGTGTGTTACTGACACAGGAGGTATGTCTACTATAAATCCCATATCATTAGTCATGCTGACTAGTATAAGTATTTCAACTCATGTGTTTGTATGGAAGTATTACATAAACCACACATGCCTGTTGTGGATATGTTGGATGATAGTGACCAggatccagtgtgtgtgtgtgtgtgtgtgtgtgtgtgtgtgtgtgtgtgtgtgtgtgtgtgtgcgtgcgtgcgtgcgtgcgtgcgtgcgagTAAATGTGTACCTCGTTGACAGCACACATCCGTGCTATAGATCCTATGTTATTAGTGATGGTGACCAGTGTGGCTCTGGCTAGGTCTTCCTTACTGATGCTGTCTCGCTTCTCTTTGCCCATCATGTGaccaaaactgtaaaacagaCCATAGGAAACACAACATCTGTCattttacatgtaaacatatacacacagtctTTCCTCGTGGGTACTATTCAAGTTTGATGAACCCttaacaaattaaatgaaaaagagaaaaacaaacaggcacAGGACATGAGCCTCTGTAAATGTCACAATAACCTTCAGAACAACAGTAAACAAGGGTTGTTTGTCAGTgcgtgtgtgtagagtgtgttttgttttaatacatgGCAGAATGGAACACCATAACAAGAAAAAGTGATTATAATCTGTGATAAAACctgtttttcacattgttttatgGATCAACCTTTGAACACAGAGCTGCAGGTTTACTGTATGCATGATAAACCCAGATTAGCAAGTAAAGGTCTGAgcgtgtgaatgagttagtgtgtgtgtaccttatGCTTACCTGTCAGCTATTATTTCATACACCATTtgctggtatgtgtgtgtcttttgtatttctgttaggtctgcgtgtgtttgtgcagcCATACATTCATACAGAGCATGAAACTGCactgcattcacacacaaattaaaCCCTGCTAAGTCATTTTGGATAACTCATGTTCTCACCATTATGAGCAATTTCCTAATTAATGTGAACAAATAAATCAGTGATTTCAGCCATCTTCAccttttgcacattttcattcatgcaAAACAACTTCAAGTTCAAACTTCATTGATTTAGGGCTTACGGTGGACTTTAGTGTAACAAACTAGTTTAgtctttattattgtttttgagTTTTGAATTCACTTTGGCCAAACAGATAGCATTATGCAAAATATACCTGTGAAAAGGCTGCTTCCCAAAAATAACATTCTTCGTTCAAAAGGAATTTAGCCGACTTCACTAGCTTACAGCACCGAAGCACAGAGCATCGGAACAGCCAACAGAAACGAGTCACATTGCTCTGCATCGCTCTGCCCTCAGTTTACATCACTCTTCTCTATTTACATTAGAGTTAGTGTTTTGTAGCACAGTAATTTTGTGACAAGAGTAGGTTTGCAAAGGTTTATAGCCTGTCATGTCGTTATCCCGCATTGCTCTGTGTACAATGACGCAgcaaaaaaaagtgcaaagaTTCGACATGTTGTGGTTCAACTCGACTTGTGATTTGAGTCATTGATGTTTAAGGGCCAACCCCAATTTACGCACAAGAATTTCAAAAGCTGTGATTCAAGAGGGTTTTAATGTTAGAAAGAAACTATTGACAAGGACACTGATTTCATCAATATACTGACAGGCGGGATGCTTTGACTTTAGAAAGGATTTGCTCTTAATGGTGCACAAAGAGTTCATTCTTCATCATCACATACTACAGGCCTGCGAGTTTCCCAGTATAATCACAAACTTTTCATTAATGGCCCTTGATGCATTTAGCATTCAGAGGATTAAGTTTCTTGATGAAGTGAACTGTGGCAACGTTGTGGACCTTCAGGTGACTAAGCCCTCATCACACTCACCTGGATGCGACAGCGGAGCCCTGTAAGCCAAAGCGCTCGTAGTCTCCTCCGTAGATATCTTTCACTAGTTTGTCCACGTTGGTAGAGTCGCCCTTGCTGGCCATTTCCAACGCCTCCTCAAACGTCTCGCAGCCCGTCAGCAGACAGCAAAGGCCCAGGAATGTACCACCTCCCAGACTGaaagtaagagagaaagaggataaAGCAGGAGGTAAGAGTGTGAAGGAGACAATAACAGAGgtaaagaggaggaaaaaaaagaaaatgatgaggTTGGAGAAGGAAGTGAATAAGATATGAAGAGTTAAAATAAGAGGCGAGAGGCATGAGGTGTGAAAAGTgtgaaaggaaagagagaaagttaaAAGAGGGGaatgaagaagagaggaaggagtaGATGGGGAAGAAGGgaataaatgtggaaaaagaaagaggcaataggagaggtgaggagagagaaaacaaatggtACTGAAGATGTTATTGTTTGCTGTCTGAAATGAATATGCAATAGTTTTCTTTACTACATAAAGTTTCCATCTACTTCTGTCCTCAGCTCTAAAATCTCTTACGTCACCATTCAAGTGTCACAGGAGTTCTGTTTGGGAAATGCAGACCAGACCTCTAACCTCTGGACAAGTTTTAATTCTTGTATCATGAGTTTTATAAGCAGCCAGCAGAATAAACGTCTCCCGCTGTTGgcttcaactgtaaaatgtgatgCAAATACACTCGAAAATATACATCTGGGTGGATGGATAAGGGAAAAGAAATGATtatgtaaaagaaataaaaagataagGAGAGGGAATAAACAGGATGAAAGGCATTCACACAAAAATTGTAAATGTGAGTCTacagaaaagattaaaaatcaaaccagacacacacacttaacaccaATCCGTTGACTTGACCTCACTATTCACACCCACAACATCTAAGTTTGGTTTGCTCATGTTTTCCTCTTCCTGGAGCAGTGTGAAAGATTGAAATGgaagcctcacacacacacacacacacacacacacacacacacacacacacacacacacacacacacacacacacacacacacacagaggtcatGGTGAGCAGCAGCAATGAGACGCACTTGCCATTTATAGAATAAAGAAGTAACAAATGGCCGGTGGTTTATTATGACAGCGCTTatgtacatgaacacacacacacacacacacacacacacacacacacacacactggctgactgactgactgactgactgactgagctgTGGTTGGCTCGACTAGTTTAATGGGTGAACTAAGTTGTGACAGATCATGAGGAGGCTCGTACAAAtgttacataaaatgtaaatgtatatgtaaaataaCTTGTATGTTCTGTCTGGGAgagactttattttattttcccacTGTTTTCAGCAGTTCACTATCTAATTGCAATCTAGTCCTACTGTTACACAAGTACTAAGGTACACAAGGTGATCGTAGATACAGAATGGATGGAATTCAAACAACTGATTCTGGCCTATCTGGCAGATCTACTGAGGCTATAAAAAGTATTCAGCCATCTTCACCTTTCGCacatgcaaaacaacaacaattcatGCAAAACAACTTCAAGTTCAAACTTTAGGGCTTACGGTGGACTTTAGTGTAACAAACTAGTTTAgtctttattattgtttttgagTTTTGAATTCACTTTGGCCAATATATGTATAATGATAACATTATGCAAAATATACCTGTGAAAAGGCTGCTTCCCTCCCTTTTCACTAGGCCCCGTTTCCCAACATTAACATTCTTAATTCTTAACCAGATTTAGCTTTTTTGTCactgggcctcatgcaagaaccactcatACGAATATATTTGTTCTTAAAGTGGCAGATACGAGTGATTTCACCTTAGGTGAATTTACGAGTGGTCCAGACCTGTCGTTCGAGTCATTTACATATAGTCTGCCTTTCTCCAGAGGGGGAAAAACACTTGTTTTACGTAAGAATCATAATGCTTTGATCTGAATGAATTTGGAGTTGAAATATGATACTGAACCAACTAAAACAAACTTAATGCAAAATTGTATTATGTTCACCAGATCATTTTTTCCTCCTCACCTGGTCCCAGTCACCCGTTTGTAGTTGTTCTCAGAGTACACGGCCAGTATGGAGACCCCGGAGCCGATGTTGACCAGCAGCATGGGGAAGGGGTTGTCCAGGGTGCAGGGCTTCTTCACGCAGCTCTGGGTGTCTGATGGGTTCTGGAAGTAGTAGCACTCTGGGTGTCCATTGAAGCCCACCCGGTCGGCGTACAGCAGGCCGTGGATCAGGCAGTCCAGCTCGTCAAGCTTCAGCAGCTCCAGGTCGGCCATCTGCAGCACAAATGGAGGAGGGTTAAAATATTGAGAGGACACTATTTTGGCTGTCAAAGGGGTTTTAACTGTTCAAGATGATTTAAAGTAAAAGATTATCACATTCCTTGGAAGCATCGATGTGTCAGTTTTATGAAGCTAAAATGATTTTCAAAGTACTTAAAGACTCAAGTGTGCGCAAGGTCTTGGTTCAGCTCAGTTCATGCTGCAGTGCCCAGGGAGAGTCCATTGATCCTACTGCACTGCACAAGGGGTCAATGAACTCAGGTAAACACTGAGACAGCCGGATATCAAAGGCACTTCAAGTGATGTTCAAGGATTTAAAAATCAccagaaaatgcagaaatgtatgGATAGCCTCAATCAACTGCAAACACATCAAGGCAGAGAGAAATTTCTGCTCAAATCAGATTACAACTGGTGAAAACTTTAattctatatactgtaaatgtgacaCAAGTGTTTTCATGGCCTAGTTAGCATGATCAGTAACTGGAGCTGAAATTACAGATTATTTTTCGATATTGATTAAtgtgccgattattttctcagttaatctTTGGGCAATAGAAAACCGTGAAATATGCCTGTTGTAATTTTCTTGAGCTCAAAGTGATGTCATTAAACGTCTTGTTTAAAATGATGCATGATTTatgattaatcaatcatcaaaatagttgcagattaattttccaTGGATCAActaattaatcaactaatcgttgaTAGAGCTGCAGCTCTATCAGTAACCAAATGTTCGCAGTGAGAAAGATtcagattttgacatttttgacttAACGCTAATCAGACATTTTCTCTAGCCATACACTGACCGTTCTGAAGTCATTCTCGAACTTGTACGCTCCGCCTCCGGTGGCGCAGAGTGTTGTGTGCAGGCTGGAGAAGTTCTTGTCGCGACCCATCTGGATGAAACGGGGCATGGCCTGTGTTGGGAAGCGGATGAAGTGCAGGTTCCCCGTCCTGCCACACATGGTCAGGTTCCTCAGCTCCAGGTGGACGTCACGGACGCCTGTTTTACCTGAATGAGGGAAGAACAATTTTTACAATATAGGATAGATTCTGGGCCGACTCATGTCGATTTAGGAATTGGGTAACAATgtatttggatagtccgcctacatatagtttatagagtatttgtaacatttcaaatgtttcgctttgtctgtagatgtttaacagattatcaatataatagtatatatgACAATTCATGGACATACGCTAACCAAGATGCTTTTTGTGCCTatacctaaccaaaccttaaccacagcggTGTAATTTCAGAAAACGGTTTGATTTGTGAAactgttgaattgttgaatctcaactaataagctgttgaaatgttccAAATACTCTCTGTAAGCattatccaaataaagtggtacCAGTTGAATGTAGATGTGAATAATCTGGTTTCTATAACTGAACAATCTCATGCATTACATTAGTTACACACACTAGTATACACACAAGTATATCCTGGTATCTTCTTGTAAAGTGTGCTTGACCTGACTTTCCCTATCTTAGATACAGATACCAGTATGTGGGTGTGACCACCGTGTGTGGGTAGACATACCATAAGCCACGTTTGAGGTGAGGTAGCGGCGAATGGACTTGAGGTTTTCCACTTCCTCCTGTTCTTCCTCTGCAGTTATATCGACTGGCTCAAAGTACACCAACTTGACCAAGGTGCCACCGATGTCCATACCAAACCAGGGGAAGGCTGGAGAGAAGAAAATTGTAATTAACgtctttacatttaaaaacaaaacataatacagatcaaaatgacaaaacccAGGATTTGACTGATGCCAATAATCAACATCTTTAAAGTTGCAAAGAAAGTAGATGTTTTCAGACGTGTTCAGTAGACCCGCGTCCTACATCCATCTGTTGTATGAAAGCAGTATTAGTGGGACGGATAACACTGCTCCACAGAGAGTAGTACAGGAGTCGAGAGAGGAAACAGTCTTGTCTAGATATTTGGTTGGGTAGAACACTGagttcaacagaaaaaaaataatcttccAGCACAACCacctagaaaaaaaataaaaaacaacaccacAGCGCAACAAGAGCCATGGTAGCCATGGAAACAGACATcatctcctcttttctgtctctcacacactcttctGCCTcctattttctctttcacttagcttttcctctccatctctcagcCTCTATCGCATTCTCATACACaccatctatctatctttctttgttctttctccatctccacctctctgtctacACCAACTGCATCACTCTCTCCCATTTGGTTTCTTCCCTTTTCACTACTTATTGTCCTTTCTTACTCCTTCAGTTTcctattttcttttcctttctcattctctcctgctcctcttcccatctttttgtttgcttcttGTCTCgatcaatttaattaaattcaagGAAGATTTACTGGCATGGATGGAAGAGAACTGATACTGCAAGACGTTTTTAATGCACTGCAAAGCAAGATACTACATTTAACTCAGAGGTACATCAGCCTTTGTTAgttttttaattcagttcaatagGCTTTATTTGTGTGataattagagctgaaacgattagttgattaatcgatagacagaaaattaatctgcaaccaTCTATAATCGATTAGtagtttcagtaatttttcaagcaaaaatgacattCACTAGTTCCCCCTTTTCcattgtgatgatttgctgttttacatcATTCTAAAAtgatctttgggttttggacagttagtcagacaaaacaagcaatttgaagacgtcaccttgacCTCGAAggaatcacatttttttttacattttggagaaaataaacgattaatcgagagtataatctgcagattaatcgataaagaTAAtcattgttagttgcagccctaaagattatataattatatgaaATTGAACATCGATGGAATTGAGCAATTTGA
This region of Siniperca chuatsi isolate FFG_IHB_CAS linkage group LG11, ASM2008510v1, whole genome shotgun sequence genomic DNA includes:
- the pank1a gene encoding pantothenate kinase 1a isoform X1, whose product is MDKAKSMMDKKGGSGPFHVNNGQSQRGFNGPVAVAANGSCCSSNSFGSSNGPNSSTFENMHLLHRGDDAECYGSPAKRCRLRRRTESVRRSRPPFPWFGMDIGGTLVKLVYFEPVDITAEEEQEEVENLKSIRRYLTSNVAYGKTGVRDVHLELRNLTMCGRTGNLHFIRFPTQAMPRFIQMGRDKNFSSLHTTLCATGGGAYKFENDFRTMADLELLKLDELDCLIHGLLYADRVGFNGHPECYYFQNPSDTQSCVKKPCTLDNPFPMLLVNIGSGVSILAVYSENNYKRVTGTSLGGGTFLGLCCLLTGCETFEEALEMASKGDSTNVDKLVKDIYGGDYERFGLQGSAVASSFGHMMGKEKRDSISKEDLARATLVTITNNIGSIARMCAVNEKIERVVFVGNFLRINTLSTKLLAYAMDFWSKGQLRALFLEHEGYFGAVGALMELLKTTEDP
- the pank1a gene encoding pantothenate kinase 1a isoform X3, producing MDKAKSMMDKKGGSGPFHVNNGQSQRGFNGPVAVAANGSCCSSNSFGSSNGPNSSTFENMHLLHRGDDAECYGSPAKRCRLRRRTESVRRSRPPFPWFGMDIGGTLVKLVYFEPVDITAEEEQEEVENLKSIRRYLTSNVAYGKTGVRDVHLELRNLTMCGRTGNLHFIRFPTQAMPRFIQMGRDKNFSSLHTTLCATGGGAYKFENDFRTMADLELLKLDELDCLIHGLLYADRVGFNGHPECYYFQNPSDTQSCVKKPCTLDNPFPMLLVNIGSGVSILAVYSENNYKRVTGTSLGGGTFLGLCCLLTGCETFEEALEMASKGDSTNVDKLVKDIYGGDYERFGLQGSAVASSFGHMMGKEKRDSISKEDLARATLVTITNNIGSIARMCAVNEGYFGAVGALMELLKTTEDP
- the pank1a gene encoding pantothenate kinase 1a isoform X4, with protein sequence MKLISEKKPAFPWFGMDIGGTLVKLVYFEPVDITAEEEQEEVENLKSIRRYLTSNVAYGKTGVRDVHLELRNLTMCGRTGNLHFIRFPTQAMPRFIQMGRDKNFSSLHTTLCATGGGAYKFENDFRTMADLELLKLDELDCLIHGLLYADRVGFNGHPECYYFQNPSDTQSCVKKPCTLDNPFPMLLVNIGSGVSILAVYSENNYKRVTGTSLGGGTFLGLCCLLTGCETFEEALEMASKGDSTNVDKLVKDIYGGDYERFGLQGSAVASSFGHMMGKEKRDSISKEDLARATLVTITNNIGSIARMCAVNEKIERVVFVGNFLRINTLSTKLLAYAMDFWSKGQLRALFLEHEGYFGAVGALMELLKTTEDP
- the pank1a gene encoding pantothenate kinase 1a isoform X2; amino-acid sequence: MDKAKSMMDKKGGSGPFHVNNGQSQRGFNGPVAVAANGSCCSSNSFGSSNGPNSSTFENMHLLHRGDDAECYGSPAKRCRLRRRTESVRRSRPPFPWFGMDIGGTLVKLVYFEPVDITAEEEQEEVENLKSIRRYLTSNVAYGKTGVRDVHLELRNLTMCGRTGNLHFIRFPTQAMPRFIQMGRDKNFSSLHTTLCATGGGAYKFENDFRTMADLELLKLDELDCLIHGLLYADRVGFNGHPECYYFQNPSDTQSCVKKPCTLDNPFPMLLVNIGSGVSILAVYSENNYKRVTGTSLGGGTFLGLCCLLTGCETFEEALEMASKGDSTNVDKLVKDIYGGDYERFGLQGSAVASSFGHMMGKEKRDSISKEDLARATLVTITNNIGSIARMCAVNECFPLAVDREGLPSYQGMTT